The Haploplasma axanthum region TATCGTGAGTCAACATTAATCCAATGAAACATTTTGTTGAAACAAAGCGGTTTTCTCTAAATCAAACGAAAGAACAAGCTTTTAATACGGATACAATCCTTTTAGCAAATTATATAAAAATACCTAAAGATTGTAAAAATATTTTAGATGTTGGAACTGGGTCTGGAGTTCTAATGTTTGATTTAGCATGTAAAACAAAAGCAAATATCTATGGAATCGAAGTCCAAGAAAATAGGTATTTTCAAGCTTTAGAGAATATTGAATTAAATAATAAGAAAGAACAATTAAATGTTTTTTATGCAGATTTTAAAGAACATAAATTTGATCAACTATTTGATTTAATTATTACTAATCCACCTTTTTTTAAAGTTCACAATAATAAACAACTAAGCCAAAATGAAGAAGATTTAATTGCTAGACATGAAATTATGTTAACACTTGATGAATTACTTTTTAATGTTTCTAAAAATTTAAAATATCGTGGACATTTTTATATGATTCATAGACCGGACAGATTAATAGATATTATTGAGATTGCAAGTAAATATAAGCTTCAAATTAAAAAGGTTAGATTTATCCATCCATATATAGATAAACCTGCAAATCATATTTTAATAATGGCAATAAAAAATGGAGGAAATGGAATAATCGTTGATGAACCTTTAATCCTTTATAAAGATAAGCATGTATTTACGGATGAAATGATAAGAATAATAGGTGATTTTTAATGCAAGTAAGTTTTAAAGATAAAAAACCAACGCTTTTTTTAGTAGCGACTCCAATTGGAAATTTGGAAGATATAACGTTTCGTGCAATCGAAACATTAAAAAATGTTAGTGTTGTGTTTGCTGAGGATACTAGAACATCTGGTGTCTTGCTTAAACATTATAATATTGAGACGAAACTCTCATCATATCACGAACATGAAAAGTTCGATAAAATTGCAAATGTCCTTGAATATTTAAATAATGGAGATGATGTTGCATTAATAAGTGATGCTGGGACTCCTGGAATTAGCGATCCTGGATATGAACTTGTAAAAGCTGTTATTGATAATGGGTATTATGTTGTTAGTATACCAGGCGCAGTAGCTAGTATAAATGCACTTGTTTCATCAGGATTACTTATTCAACCACATTTATTTCTAGGATTTTTACCAAGAAAACAAGGAGAGATAAATACCTTTTTAGATAAGTACAAAAAAGTAGATGCAACTCTAATAATCTATGAATCGCCTTTTAGGATTTCTAAAACACTTGAATATATTTATAAATGTTATGGAAATCGTGATGTTGTTTTGGCTAGGGAGTTAACAAAAGTATATGAAACAATTATTAGGACAGATTTAGAAACAGCAATATCAATGGAGCATAGTAATAAAGGAGAATATATTATTCTTATTAGTGGTTATGTTGAAGAAGAAACTAGTGAGACAATAGAGTCACTTTTTAATAAGTATTTAAAAGATAATATCGACGAAAAAGAGATCTTTAAACTTATTGCTAAAGACTTAAATATATCAAAAAAAGATGTTTATAAAAAACTTAAAATTGATAATAAAAATTTATGATATAATTCGATTGAACTCTGATTAAGTGAAAAAGCAAGGATTGCAGTCCTTGCTTTTCTTTTTTAGATTTGATGAATCTTTTGCCTCTATCTTTTCTAATTAGCCAAATAGTAATTAGAATAAGAAATAAAATACATAAGTATTCCATCTAGATTCCTTTTAAGAATTAAAGAGATAGTTCACCTCATCCAAAGTATTAAAGGGTAATAGTTGATCATAAATACGATAGTAAGTAATAATCATTTTTACTTGTTGAAAAAAATAAAAGTAATTAATAAGATTCTGTCAATATCTTTTGAAAATGTCCTAAAAAAATAAGATCATTAACGTGATTTATACATTGCTCTTTCTATCATCCGATTATAAGAATCACTTTTCCATGGATGACTATTAGGGACAGTGTATTTTTTCTTTTCTTTTTCAACACCAAGATCGAAATCTTTAGAATGACTTTCGTGAGATTCTAATTCAATTAATTTATAGTAATCACTGTTAATTAAACAATATAATTTATTATCAAATGATTTGATAACTATAGCTTTTGTACGATGTTTAAAGTTCATTAAGTTACCATTTTTATTATAGGCTTGGAAATACTTGTTTTGATACTTTAAAGCAGAGCCACGGTCAAATACACGGCTAGATATAACAGCTAAAATTAAGTTTAAATCAGTATCACTATTAATCTTTTCGTAAACTTGTGGTATATTATCATTAATGAGAGAGAATTGTTTATTAAACTTATCAAGATATGATTGTAGGAACTCATTTGCTTGAACGATGGTCTTAATATTATTAATTCGTAACTCATTTATTAATCTGGATTGTAACGTTCCAAATAAACGTTCAATTCGCCCCTTAGCTTGAGGAATAGAAGTAACATTTAAAGTTATGCCCAGCTGCTCGCAGGCATAACCAAATTGTGTTAATGTACTATACTCGGGCTTAGGGTTTTTTAATGATTTATAGTCGAAGATTGTTCTTCTGTCAGTTAGAAACTCATTAGGTATCCCATGATTCTCTAATGTTTGCTTTAAAACGTTGTAATAGCCAATTAGAGTCTCTTGATGATCAAAATATGCACCAACTAACATTCCTGTAGCATCGTCTATTGCTGCATGAAGATGAGTTTTTTTATCTCCAAACCATAAATGTTCTGATGCGTCCATTTGTAATAACTCGCCACCATATTTTTTTCTTGGAAGTCTTGCGTGATTATCTTTAGGATCTAAAATGTTATTATCAATGATAAGATTCTTTTCTTGAATAGATAAGGATTCGTTTAAATCTATTTTTGTTTGAATTCTATCACGGTATTTCCTCTTAGTAATTCTTTCAGCTTTTGGTGATAAAATAAGATTTTCATCTAAGAGATTGTATAGAGAATTATATGATATTTTAATTTTCTCATTTTCCAGAAGCATTTCTTTAAAATGTTTAAAGTTGAAATTGTAGTATTTATTATTATATAAATTTAAAATTTTATTTTTGATTTCAACTTTAATTATAAGGTGAGGAGACTTCTTTCTATTACCATGAATAAAACCTTCCTTACCTTGTTCATTATATTTGATAATTAATCTATTAACTTGTCTAAGTGATATACCTAGTTTATTAGCAGCATTAAGTTTATTACCGTTATTTGTTACTAAGTTTTTTATTGTTTCATACTTCATTTGTTCCATTGGTTTTAGTTCTACCTTTCTCATTAAGTACCTCCATTATATTAAGTACTTAATATTGTATTATAGTTTCTAATGTTTGGGACATTATTAAAAGATACTACTTAAGACATTATCATAAGATAACCACAAAAAAATAAAAGTAATTAATAAGATTCTTGCATTTAAAAATGAAAATGATATAATAAATATGTAATTGAATATGTGATGAAAAAGAAGATTAATAGTTTGATTTTTTAGAGAGTTCACGGTCGGTGCAAGTGAATAATAAAATTATTAATTATGGCTTTGGAGCATTTTAATCGATAAGTAGATTAAGACGTAGACTTGCGTTAAAAGTTTGAGTGCTGGATTAATATCTGGAACTAAGGTGGTACCGCGTATTTAATACGTCCTTAGAGTTTTTTAAGGGCGTTTTTTTAATAGTTAATTGGAGGCATTATAATGAGTAAAAATAAAAAGTTTTATATTTCAACAGCAATAGCATATAGTTCAGCAGTTCCTCATATTGGAAATGTTTATGAAGCAATACTTGCAGATTCAATAGCAAGATTTAAAAGATTAGATGGATATAATGTTTATTTTCAAACTGGAACAGATGAGCATGGACAAAAAATTGAAGAAAAAGCTAAATTAAATGAAATAACACCTCAAGTTTATGTAGATCAAATTTCAAATGAAATAAAAAGAATTTATGATTCTATGAATGTAAGTTATGATAAATTCGTAAGAACAACTGATGAATTTCATGTTGAGAGTGTTCAAGCAATTGTTTCAAAATTATTTGAACAAGGTGATATTTATCTAGGTAAATATGAAGGATGGTATTCAATTGCTGATGAAGCATATATTTCTGAAAATGATATTGTAGATGGAAAAGGACCTAGTGGCGATATTCCTGTTTGGACAAGTGAAGAAGTTTATTTCTTTAAACTCTCTAAATATCAAGATAGACTTATTAAACATATAAAAGATTATCCGGAATTTATAATGCCAGAATCAAGAAAAAATGAAATGTTACAAAACTTTTTAAGTGATAAACTACCAGACTTATCAATTTCAAGAACTTCATTTAAATGGGGAATACCTTTCCCATTTGATAAGAAGCATGTAACATATGTTTGGATTGATGCATTAAGTAACTATATAACTGGACTTGGATATAATCCTAATCATCCTGAAAGTGATATGATGAAGGAATATTGGCCTGCAGATATTCATTTAATAGGAAAAGATATTTTAAGATTCCATACTATTTACTGGCCAATGTTATTAATGGCATTAGAATTGCCACTACCAAAGACTATTTTTGGGCATCCATGGGTTTTATTTGATAAAGCTAAAATGAGTAAGTCGACAGGTAATGTTGTTTATATTGATGATTTATTAAAACATTTCCCAGTTGATGTAATTAGATATTATGTTTTACATGAAATACCTTATAGTCAAGATGGAAATTTAACTAACGAATTATTGATAGAAAGAAATAATAGTGATTTAGCTAATACTATTGGGAATTTAGTTAATAGGACAATTGGAATGGTTAATAAATATCGAGATGGTAAGTTTAAAAAAGTAATTTTAGATGAACCATTTGAATATAGTCTGAAAGATAAATCGTTAGAAATGTTACCAAATATGAGAAAACATATGGAAAACTATCATGTTGCAGATGCATTAGAAGAAATATTAATTCTTGCAAGACATGCAAATAAATATATTGACGTTTCAAAACCATGGGAATTATTTAAAGACTTAGAAAAACCAGAAATATTGGATCATGTATTATATAGTTTATTAGAAACAATTAGATTTATAGCGATAGGGTTACAAGCATATTTACCTGCAACATCTGCAGAAATATTTGATTTATTAGGTATTGAAGATAAAAGTTTTGAAAGTTTAAAAGAGTTTGGACATTATAAAGAACAAGAATTAAAACAAGCTAAAGTATTGTTTGAACGTTATGATATGAATAAAAAAATAGAGGAGATACTAGAAGGTACTTATGATAAAGATTAAAGAGTTTTTAAAGTCACCAAAGTATAAAGAAAAAGTTAAGCCCGAGATAAAAAGATTTGCTGCCGTTATAATGTTTACTTTAGTTTATGGATTAGGTGTGAAATGGTTTTTAGAGGCATCACCAGTACCAATGTTTACCGGAGGCATGCCTGGGGTCGCTCAAGTTTTAAGAGATATTTTAGTTAAATCAGGAACAATAACAAGTGAACAAAGCGGTAATTTATTTATGTCATTATTTATTATTGTTTCAAACATTCCAATTTTATTATTAGGTTGGTTTGGTGTATCTAAAAAATTTACAATATACAGTTTAGTATCAGTTTTGATTCAATCAACCGTAATAGGATTTATTCCACAAATTAAACTTGGTTTTCATCAACCAGAAGAAGCAATGCTTGCTGCTACATTAGGTGGATTATTTATTGGTGTAGGTATTGGTGGAGCATTAAAGTATGGAACATCAACAGGTGGATTTGATATTTTAGCTCAATATTGGTCCTTAAAAAAAGGACATTCAGTCGGTTTTATTTCAATGGCATTAAATTTTGTTATTGCCTTTGCTGGAGCGATTGTTATGGGTGGAGATGCTGCTGAAGGCATTGAAGGTGTTGCAGCAGTACCAGCAGGTTTAATTTTCTCATACACAATAATTAGAATAATTGTTACAACTGTTGCTACTGATAAAGTTCATACATCATATCAATATTTATCAATTGAGATTATTACTGAAAATCCTCAAAAAATGGTTGATGCAATCCTCCATAAGATTTATCGAGGCGTTACATTAAGTAAAGTTGAAGGTGCATATTCACATCATGAGAAAACACTTGTTATGGTTGTAATATCAACATATGAACTACAAATGATTATTGATTTAATTAAAGAAGTTGATGATAAATCATTTGTTGTTGCTAAGCCAGTTAAGAGTGTCACAGGTAACTTTACAAAGAAGAGAATAGCGTAATTTATGAGAAGCACATTTGATGCTTCTTTTAATTTTAGGAGAATATGATGGAGTTAAATAAAAATAGTCGTTTAATACAAGGTACATGGCTAATAGAAAAAGATAAAATGGCATTTGAAGCTTTAGACTATGGGATTAAAAGAGGTTTAAAAGTTATTGATACTGCTGAAATGTATGGCGATGGTAAATCAGAAGAACTAGTAGGGAAGGTTATTTCAAAATATAAGAGGGATGAAATTTATCTTATTTCGAAAGTTTATCCATATAATTCAAATAAAAAAAGAATGAGAATAGAGTTAATAAATAGTTTGAATAGATTGAAGATAGATTATCTTGATTTATATCTTCTACATTGGAGAGGAGATATAGAACTTTCTGAAACTGTTGAAGCTTTTGAAGAATTAAAGAAAGAGGGATTAATTAAAAACTGGGGTGTTTCAAATTTTGATGTTTCAGATATGGAAGAATTGATTAGTGTAAAAAACGGGGAAAATTGTTACTGTAATCAAGTATTATACAACATTATTTCAAGAGGGATTGAATTTGATTTGATTCCATGGATGAAAGAAAAAAACATTAAATTAATGATATATTCACCACTTGGACATAATGATATTATTAGAGAAAAAGTATTAACAAATAAAACTATAAAAGAATTAGCAAAGACTAAAAAAAATACTGTGTATCAATTGATGCTTACTTTTGTTTTGAGAAATAAAGACTTATATGTAGTAACTAAAAGCAGTAGTACTCACCATATTGAAGCAAATATAGAGTGTTTAGATATAAATTTAACAGATAAAGAAATCAAAAGAATCGATAAGGAATTTATTCCACCCAAAAGTAAAATAATACTTGAAGAAATTTAAAAAACAATGTAGAATATAAGGGAGAAATAATTAAAGAATAGGGAGATAGAAATGAGAAAAATAGTTGTTGTTATGTTAACTTTAATCTTAGGATTAAGTTTAACAGGTTGTTTTGGAAGCAAAGAAAAAGAATTTGAAGGTACAGGATTGAAAGTTACGCTTGATTCAAGTTTTAGTAAAATTGATGTTATTAGTTTTCAATTGGCACTACAATCAAAGGATCATTTATTTATGGAAAATAGAGAAGCAAAAAGTTCTTTGCCAGGAATTAGTAATTTAGATGAATATTATAATGTATTATTAAGTAATACTAATGGTTCAGGACAAAATGAGGAAAAAGATGAAGATGGTAATATTAAATTCATCTATGGATACTATACAGCTAGTAATGATGGTCAAAATTTTGGATACATGTTAGTTGTTTTTGAAGGTGAAGATCATTATTATGTTGTTAATTTTGCTGGTTTTGAAAAAGATTTAGAAAAAAATAAAACTAAGTTCTTAAAATGGGCAAAAACAATCGTTGTTGAATAAGAATTTTGAAGTGAACACTAAAAGTTATATCAAGTAAAATTAGAAAGACTATGGGTTTTTTATTTTATGAGATTAACACTACAATATAACCTTGAACTAATTAATCAAAAAGAATTGAATGAAAGTAATTTTTAAATAACACAAAACTATAAAGTTAACAAAACAAAAGTTAAGAAAGTTACATTATAAAGTGAATTGGATAGAAATAGAATAATGTATATTCTAATTTAGAGAATGTTATTTATGGAAAAAAGATTTAACGACATCTAAATATTGTTCGAGTGTAAAGACGTTTGATAAAGAATCTAATTGCAAATTATGTTTTGAAAAAATTGTTATTTAAAAAGTTATACTGAGTATAGAATTGGAAATTTCTAGCTATATATTGTTATAATTATTTACAAGAGGTTTATTTTGATGTATAATACTAATGCTTTGAAAGATGGTGAATCACTATGGCAACTGTAATTGAACATGTTAATTATATCTATATATTTATGATGGTACGCTTACGTGATGACTCATCAGAAATATTGAACCACAGAATTTAGTGTTCTTGTGGTTTTGATGAATTAAATAGAAAATATCAAAAACAACAAGGGCGTTTTAAAAACGGTTTTTTTGTTGTTTTTTTGTTTTAGAAAGGACGTGAATTTATGAGTATATTAAAAAGAATTGTTGCTGCTGAAAAAGAAGCAGATGAAATGATAAACAAAGCAATTGAAAAACAAAAAGAGTTAATGGACTTGGAAAACAAAAAGTTTGATGAATTAAAAGTTCAAGCTTTAAGTATTATTGCTGAGTATAAAAAAGAAAAAGAGACTAATGCAGAAAACGATATTAGTGAATTAGATAGTAAATATAAGAAGTTTCTTGCTGAAAATGCCGTGGTTGAAAAAGATTATCAAGGTAAAGTTCATGAAATAGTTAGTAGATTAAGTTTGGAGATTTTAGGAAAATGATTGCAAAAGTAGATAAAATAAGAATACTTACATTTGATGATGAATATGAAAAATTACTAAAAGAATTACAAAGTAATGGTTTATTTATGCTTTCAAAATTTGATGATAATTTTCTAACTAATAAGCAGCAAACATATCTACAAAAAGTAAGTTATTATATTGAGTTGTTAACTACAAAAACGAAAAAAGAAAAATTCTTTAAATATAGTGAAACGACAGAAGCAAAGTTTGATAGATATGAAGTAGCTGAGAAAATGATTGATGAGATTTCAGATATTCATTCAAAATACGAAGAGTATAACAAAGAAAAAATAAGTATTGAAGATGAACTTTCAAGTATAAAACCATATTTAACTTTAGATGTTAGTATTGATGATTTAAATAATCTAAAAGGGTATAAATATTTTATTGGAAAGATTGTAAAAGAAAGTTTTAATTTATTAAAAAGTCAATTAGAAAATGATAAATATATTTATCAACTCTTAAGTGAGGATAATGATAGCGTATATCTTATTATTTTGGTTGATTTAAATAATCAAAATCAAATAGAAAATCTTTTAATTAAAAGTAAATTTATAAGTAATAACTTTAACTCATATGATGAAATATTTGATACTATCAGTAATAAATTGAATGAACGTTTAAAATTTATCAGTGAGTATAATTTGGAATATGAAAAAAGAATAAGTTCTTATGCAAAAGAACGATATATATTAGAAATATATTATGATTCAATATTTAATAAATATTTAAGGGAATCAATTACTGCAAATAAAACAAATAAAACATTATATATTGAAGGTTGGATTAAAGCTACTGATATTTCTAAACTTAAGAGTAGTTTAACTAATCAAATAGCTTATTATGAAATTGAAGTGATTGAAAAAGAAGAGAATGAAATTGTTCCAACAGCAACTAATAACAATAAATTTGTTAAACCATTTGAAGCAATAACAAATATGTTCTCTGTTCCAAATAGTAATGAAATAGATCCAAACCCTACTATGTCTTTCTGGTATTTCTTGATTTTTGGAATCATGATGGGGGATATTGGTTATGGAATTTTGATGATTGTTTTATTTAGTTTGTTTAAAAAGTTTAAAAAACCAAAAGGTGATTTTAAAGATTTAATTACTATTTTTATATATTCTGGATTCTCAACAATCTTCTTTGGAATATTATTTGGTAGTTTTTTTGGATATACATTTGATTTGTTTAATTTAATTGGAAAATTGTTTGGACAAAATAATTGGAGTTCCATAGTATTAGAACCAATTACTGATCCACTACCAGTTTTAATTGTTTCAATTGGAATTGGAGTTCTACATTTAATTACAGCGCTTATAATAAAAGTTATTAAAGAAGTTAAGAATAAGAATTATGCAAGTGCACTAAGTAATGGATTAAGTTGGATATTAGTATTAGTTGGTATAGTATTATATGTTTCAATTTCAAAAGGTGTTGGACTTGTAATGGCTATAACTGGATTAGTAATTTTAGTTATATTTAGTGGAGCAAAGAAAAAAGGTATTCCGGCAAAAGTAATGTCAGGTTTTGGATCCTTATATAATATTACAGGATATTTAAGTGATGTTTTAAGTTATTCAAGAATACTTGCACTATCATTATCATCAGCAGTAATAGCATTTACTATGAATATGCTTGCTGGTATGGTAGCAACCAATTTTATCGGTTATTTATTTGCAATAGTTATATTTTTAATTGGACATGTATTTAATTTCGCAATGGGGCTACTATCTGCTTATGTACATGATTCAAGATTACAGTATTTAGAGTTTTTTGGAAAGTTTTATGATGGAGGTGGTGTAATTTTTAAGCCACTAGCATATCAGTTTAAATATATAGACAAAGTTAATAAAGGAGAATAGAAATGGAAATAGGATTAGTATATACATTAATTGGTGCAGGTTTAGCGATTGGACTTGCAGGAATGGGATCTGCAATTGGAGTTGCATTATCTGGTAGAGCAGCAGCTGGTGTTGTTTCTGAAAAACCTGAGTTATTTGGTAAAGTTCTAATTTTACAAGCTTTACCTGGTACACAAGGTATTTATGGATTTTTAATTGCTATACTTGTTATGGTTAAGGTTGGAATGTTAGGTGGAAATCCTGCAAATGTTTCTATTGCACAAGGATTAGGATTGTTTGCAGCTTGTTTACCAATTGCTATAGTTGGTTTAGTTTCCGGAATTTACCAAGGTAAAATGGCCGCGAGTGCAATTGCTATGACTGCTAAGAAACCTAATATGTCAGCAAGAGGTATGACTATGACTGCTATTGTTGAAACGTATGCTATTTTAGCTTTCCTGATTAGCATTTTAATGTATAACGCAATTGTAATTTAAATAGAAAGGAGAACTGATTTTTTAATCAGGAATTAGTCTATGGAAAAAAAGATTGATGAAATTATTTTGTTTGAAGCTAGTAATAAAGTGCAAAAAATTGATTTTGAAACTAAGAATAAGATTAAAGAGATAAAACAAAATAATAAAGTGAAAATAAATGAGTTTATTAATGAAAAAAAGAATAATATAGATGATAAAATTAAACGTGATATTGAGTTGAAAAATGAAGAGATCAGTAGAAAAATAGTTAGTATGGAGGAAGAGATAAAGTATAACATTATAAGTAGTATTTTTGATGGTGTTTATAATAATATTGCTAGACTTTCAGAACGTGAATTGTTTGATTTTATTGTTTATTTATTAAATAAAGAAGGTTTGAGTTTAAAACAAACTTTGAATGTATCAAGTAAACATTTCGACAAGTTTGAAAATATTACCAAATATAGTAATGATAGTATAGAACTGGTTATTATAAAAGATATAAATATTTCTTTTAACGGATTTATGATTGTTACTAATAAGGTAGATTATATATTTGATTTTAAAGATATTGTTGATAAATTTAAAACAGTTAAACAATTAGATATATACAAAGAGTTTTTTGATCATGAATGATTCACTATATTTATTAGGAAGTATTAGTGCTAAAATTTCTAAACTATTTGATGAAGATAACTTTAAAGTTTTGAGTAGTCAAAATCAAAAAGAGTTTTTCGAGTACTTATACCATTCAAACATTGGTAAAGATGAGTTAGTGTTTAACATTGACGAAGTGACTCATTTTGAATATATGAAATTGTATGCAGATTTAGATAGTTTTGGAGCTAATAAAAATCTTATAACTGCAATAACTTTATATGTAAAACATCAGGTTAATAGTGATAAAATTGATCAAAAAGATTTGTATGATAGTATTGTGAAAACAGGAAGTGAAATCCTGATAGAATATATTAATTACTTTGGATATGTAAACAATTTAATGATTTGTTTAAGACTTGATTATTTGACTATCGATAGAGTAACATTTTTAAAAAGTTTGTATCAACAAAACATAATGTCTGATGATGACTATGTTAAGATATATGATGCAAGTAATCGAGTTGAAATTATTGATAAGATGTTAAGTTTTAATAATAATTATGACTACCAAAATATCTATGAAAAACTTGATGATATGCTTTTTAATTTTGTGTATAAATATAGTTATAATACGGATTTTAATAGTTTGATAATCTATTACAGTTTTAGAAAGATACAAGAAATAAAAATGATTAGAAAAATTTTTATGGAACTTAGTGAGGGAGAAGAAAATGAATAAAATCTTTGTTTTAAGTAATAAAATTGAGGTTCATATTTTCAAAGCTATTGGGTTTGAAACAAGAGTGGTTTCAAATGAAAATTTTAAAGATTTAATTAGTAATGATGAGTTAAAAGAAACGGCTATTATTTATTTTGATTTAGCCATAAAAGAGAAAGTATATGAAGCATATAAGCATTACGATAGGATATCGTTAATTCCATTACCATTTAAAAGTAGTGAAATTGGTAAGAGTGAAGACGGTATTAGAGAATTAGTTAAAAAATCAGTTGGAGTTGATTTATTATGAGAGGTAACTTATGAAACAAAATAATATAGGAAAGATCATTAAAGTTTCTGGGCCACTAGTTGTTGCTGAAGGAATGAATGATGTACAAGTATATGATGTGGTATTAGTAAGTGAAAAAAAGATTATTGGAGAAGTGATTGAAGTAAGAGATGACTTAGCTAGTATTCAAGTATATGAGGAAACTGTTGGTATAGGAGTTGGAGAAAATGTTTACTCTACTGGAAAGCCATTATCACTTGAACTTGGACCAGGTTTAATTGAAGGTATTTTTGATGGTATTCAAAGACCACTTGATAAGATATATGATAAGTATGGGGAATATATACCGATTGGTGTTGATGTTCCAAAACTTGATAAAGAAAAAAAATGGGAGTTTAATAATATTTTAAGTGTAGGTGATTATGTTGTTGCTGGTGATATAATTGGAACAGTAGTAGAAACAAAATCAGTATTACATAAAGTTATGGTACCTTTTGAAATCTCAGGAGAAATTATTGAGATAAATAAGGGCGAATATAATGTTACAGAAGTAATAGCAAAAATTAAGAATGAAGATAAAATATATGAAGTTAAATTAATGCAAGAGTGGCCTGTTAGAATTCAACGACCATATAGAAAGAAAAATGCGCCAAACAAACCAATGGTTACAGGTCAGAGAGTTATTGACACATTATTTCCTGTTGCAA contains the following coding sequences:
- a CDS encoding tRNA1(Val) (adenine(37)-N6)-methyltransferase — protein: MKHFVETKRFSLNQTKEQAFNTDTILLANYIKIPKDCKNILDVGTGSGVLMFDLACKTKANIYGIEVQENRYFQALENIELNNKKEQLNVFYADFKEHKFDQLFDLIITNPPFFKVHNNKQLSQNEEDLIARHEIMLTLDELLFNVSKNLKYRGHFYMIHRPDRLIDIIEIASKYKLQIKKVRFIHPYIDKPANHILIMAIKNGGNGIIVDEPLILYKDKHVFTDEMIRIIGDF
- the rsmI gene encoding 16S rRNA (cytidine(1402)-2'-O)-methyltransferase is translated as MQVSFKDKKPTLFLVATPIGNLEDITFRAIETLKNVSVVFAEDTRTSGVLLKHYNIETKLSSYHEHEKFDKIANVLEYLNNGDDVALISDAGTPGISDPGYELVKAVIDNGYYVVSIPGAVASINALVSSGLLIQPHLFLGFLPRKQGEINTFLDKYKKVDATLIIYESPFRISKTLEYIYKCYGNRDVVLARELTKVYETIIRTDLETAISMEHSNKGEYIILISGYVEEETSETIESLFNKYLKDNIDEKEIFKLIAKDLNISKKDVYKKLKIDNKNL
- a CDS encoding ISNCY family transposase, translating into MRKVELKPMEQMKYETIKNLVTNNGNKLNAANKLGISLRQVNRLIIKYNEQGKEGFIHGNRKKSPHLIIKVEIKNKILNLYNNKYYNFNFKHFKEMLLENEKIKISYNSLYNLLDENLILSPKAERITKRKYRDRIQTKIDLNESLSIQEKNLIIDNNILDPKDNHARLPRKKYGGELLQMDASEHLWFGDKKTHLHAAIDDATGMLVGAYFDHQETLIGYYNVLKQTLENHGIPNEFLTDRRTIFDYKSLKNPKPEYSTLTQFGYACEQLGITLNVTSIPQAKGRIERLFGTLQSRLINELRINNIKTIVQANEFLQSYLDKFNKQFSLINDNIPQVYEKINSDTDLNLILAVISSRVFDRGSALKYQNKYFQAYNKNGNLMNFKHRTKAIVIKSFDNKLYCLINSDYYKLIELESHESHSKDFDLGVEKEKKKYTVPNSHPWKSDSYNRMIERAMYKSR
- the metG gene encoding methionine--tRNA ligase; protein product: MSKNKKFYISTAIAYSSAVPHIGNVYEAILADSIARFKRLDGYNVYFQTGTDEHGQKIEEKAKLNEITPQVYVDQISNEIKRIYDSMNVSYDKFVRTTDEFHVESVQAIVSKLFEQGDIYLGKYEGWYSIADEAYISENDIVDGKGPSGDIPVWTSEEVYFFKLSKYQDRLIKHIKDYPEFIMPESRKNEMLQNFLSDKLPDLSISRTSFKWGIPFPFDKKHVTYVWIDALSNYITGLGYNPNHPESDMMKEYWPADIHLIGKDILRFHTIYWPMLLMALELPLPKTIFGHPWVLFDKAKMSKSTGNVVYIDDLLKHFPVDVIRYYVLHEIPYSQDGNLTNELLIERNNSDLANTIGNLVNRTIGMVNKYRDGKFKKVILDEPFEYSLKDKSLEMLPNMRKHMENYHVADALEEILILARHANKYIDVSKPWELFKDLEKPEILDHVLYSLLETIRFIAIGLQAYLPATSAEIFDLLGIEDKSFESLKEFGHYKEQELKQAKVLFERYDMNKKIEEILEGTYDKD
- a CDS encoding YitT family protein; the encoded protein is MIKIKEFLKSPKYKEKVKPEIKRFAAVIMFTLVYGLGVKWFLEASPVPMFTGGMPGVAQVLRDILVKSGTITSEQSGNLFMSLFIIVSNIPILLLGWFGVSKKFTIYSLVSVLIQSTVIGFIPQIKLGFHQPEEAMLAATLGGLFIGVGIGGALKYGTSTGGFDILAQYWSLKKGHSVGFISMALNFVIAFAGAIVMGGDAAEGIEGVAAVPAGLIFSYTIIRIIVTTVATDKVHTSYQYLSIEIITENPQKMVDAILHKIYRGVTLSKVEGAYSHHEKTLVMVVISTYELQMIIDLIKEVDDKSFVVAKPVKSVTGNFTKKRIA
- a CDS encoding aldo/keto reductase; the encoded protein is MELNKNSRLIQGTWLIEKDKMAFEALDYGIKRGLKVIDTAEMYGDGKSEELVGKVISKYKRDEIYLISKVYPYNSNKKRMRIELINSLNRLKIDYLDLYLLHWRGDIELSETVEAFEELKKEGLIKNWGVSNFDVSDMEELISVKNGENCYCNQVLYNIISRGIEFDLIPWMKEKNIKLMIYSPLGHNDIIREKVLTNKTIKELAKTKKNTVYQLMLTFVLRNKDLYVVTKSSSTHHIEANIECLDINLTDKEIKRIDKEFIPPKSKIILEEI